CCGCGATGCGCCGTATCTGCGAACATCCGCTGGCCGTCTGGCACGACGTGCCGGGTTCGACGCTGCGGCTGCGCACGGCGCCGCGCATCCTTCTTGAATTCCTGCGGCTCCGGCGCCGCTGTTTGTAAAGTATGCGGCATTATGCTATATTAAAAAGCATGAATTTATTTTCGTTCAAATCCGCCGGGCTGGCCGGCTGTTTTTTCTTTCTTCTGCTGCTGACGGCGGCCCTGCCGGGAGCGATTCGTTTCGCTTCCCATGCATGCCCCGCCCCGGCGGTGCCGGTCTATATCATGACTCCGGTCGACGACTGCTGCGACGACTCGGCGCACGATCACTCCGTGCCGGTACTGCAGGAGGACGAGTTCGATGAAGCGATCGTTCCGAAGTCGTTTCCCGACTTCGTTCCGTCCGCGGTACCGCCCGCCGCATTCCGCATCGAACCGGCGCCGCCGGAAAGCACTCCGGCCGGCTGTTCCGGCCGGTTGTCCGTTCCGGCTCCGCCCTGTCCGGCGCCGCCGATTCTGCGCTGTTGACCTTTCTCTTTCTTTTCCGCGCCTCCACCGGAGAGAACGGCGCCCCGCCGCGCCTCTTCTCCCTGTCATATCCGTCAGATCATCACAGAAAGAAAACATCCATGAAACGATTGTTCCGGCGCAAGCGCAAAAATCCGAATTCTCAGGAAATCGGATTGCGCATCGCCAATATTTTCGGCCGTTACTTCCTGAAAACCGACCATCTTCATTACGGCTTCTGGCCGGAAGGGCTCCCCGTCGCCCTCGAAAACCTGCCGAAGGCGCAGGACCTCTACACCGAATTCCTGCGCGCCCGGATTCCGGAAGGCGTCAGAAGCATTCTCGACGTCGGCTGCGGCACCGGCCACAACGCCGAAGTGCTGCTGGCTGCGGGATACGAAGTCGACTGCGTTTCGCCGAGCCCGTATCTCTCTTCGGTGACCCGGAGCAAGCTGCTCGACCGCGGCACCTTGTTCGAGTGCATTTTCGAAGACCTGCCGGCCGGAAAGAAATACGACTGCCTGCTGTTCAGCGAAAGTTTTCAATATATCGACCTCGACACGGTGTTCGCAAAGATGCCGGTGTTCCTGAATCCGGGCGGCTGTGTGATCATCTCCGATTTCTTCCGGATTCCGGGAAAAGGGTCGAGCGCCATGGGCGGCGGCCACCGGCTGAGCCGGTTCCGCGACAAACTCGCCGCATCGGGCTTCACGCTCGAATACGAGCAGGATATCACGGACAATACTGCACCGAACCTGCAGCTGGTGGACGAAGCGCTGCAACAGGTGGCCGTTCCGATCCGCGACCTTGTGCTGGACGAGCTTTCGACCCACCACCGCTGGGCGTGGCTGCCGGGACGCTGGATCGGCCGGCTCTTCTTCCGCCGCAAGCTCGAAAAGCTTGATTACAAATACTTCAGCGGCTCCCGCAACGCCGAAAACTTCAAAGAGCACAAACGGTACTGCTGCTTTGTGCTGAGGCAGGAAAAAGCGGCCAGGGAACCCGGTCTCGCCGCGGAACGGCCCGGCCGGATGAACTGGAAAGCCGCGGCGCTGTAACCGGGCGTCACTCCTCGTCCAGAGGGCCGCGGCGGGAATTCTTGAGCTCGGAGCGGCGGCTTTTCGACTCGAGCCGCCGCCGGACCGACGCGGCCGTCGGTTTCGTCGGCCGCCGCATTTTGCGGACGGTCATCGCCTCCGCCAGAAGCGCATCAAGCTTTGCGAGCGCGATGCGCCGGTTCGCGTGCTGCGTACGTTCTTCCCGGGCCGTGACGACGAGCTCGCCCGCCTCGTTGAGGCGCGGGCCGAGCCGGGCCAGCAGCCGGTCGCGGAACTGCTCCGGCACCGACGGCGATCCGCGCAGATTCCAGCTGAGCCGGACCGCCGTGCAGACTTTGTTCACATTCTGCCCGCCGGGGCCGCCGGACTGCGCAAACTGCCAGTTCAGCTCGGACTCCAGCACAAAGATTTTTCCGGCCAGCAGCATCAGCGGACGAATTCCCGGAAGAGCGAGAGCCATTTCGTCCAGATGCCTTCCGCCGTCTCCGCATGGTCCGGCGCTTCAACGCCGGGCGGAACCGCGTAGGAGGCGGCCAGAAAAAGATCGACCCACATGAACTGCTCCTCGTTCAGAAACTTCATCGCCTCCCCGAAACTTTTCCAGTCGCGCACTTTGTTCAGGAACTTCATGCTCATCGCGTCGCGCCGGGCCGTCAGGACCCGGATCGAGTTGTCCGCGGGATCGTGGACCAGCGTGTAGCGATCGCGCTTGCGCAGTTCCGAATCGGGGTTGAAGAGTCCGGGATCGTCGACATAACCGCCCTCGAAAATCAATTCGACCGGGCGGCCGAGCGCGGCGGCTCCGGCACGAACCTTCTCCTGCAGAATTCCCGACGCGACGGCCGGATAAAAGGTGTGCCACCCCCACGAATCGTCCATCAGGAGCCGCCGCCCTTTTTTGGTCGGGTAGACCTTTTTCAGCATCGGGTCGAGCCCTTTGGCCAGATAGAGACCGCAGCGGAGCGGGTCCCGGACTTTTTCATCCCAGGTGAAAAAGTATTTGCCGAACTTGAAAAACGGCAGTTCGAGCGACGGAACGATCCACCAGTCGGTCAGCGCCGGCGAATAGTGGTTGAACGGACGGCGCACGATCCGGCCGCCCTCCGGCGGAATCACCGCCTCGATCCCCTCGCACATCCGGCGCGGAGACTGGTATACCGAGTATGGAATTTCCATAAAAAACATCCTTTCAAAAATTTTTCACTTGCAAACCCGTAACCGGGAGCATATTGTATCTCCGGAAAGGGGAACCGTCATGCAGAATCCGGCTTGCTCCCATACAGCCCGGCCGCGCCTGAAACTCACCGGAGCATTTTTTCGCCAGCTTGAACTGCTGATCACTGCTTTTCTGTTTTACGCCTGCGTTTTCTCCACCGCAGATCCCCTCAGCCATCTTTGTTATCTCGCAACTCTCGCGGTCTTTCTGATCATCGCATGGCTTGCCGAGCGCCTGACCGGCTGGAAGGGATTCGACATGCCGGCCTATTTCCTGTCGATTCCAGCAGCGCTTTTCCTGACGGAAACCATCGTGCAGCGCTGTTGATTACAGCGAAATCCCCTTCAGCTTCTGAAAGAGGCTGACCGCGTACGAATCGGTCATGCCGGAGACGTAATCGAGCACACGCAGCAGCCGCAGATAGGCACTGCGTCTCCACTCCTCGTCCGCGAGATTCTCCGCCATGTCCGGCAGCAGGGCCGACAACCGGCGGCTGCGGAACGAAGCGGTTTTTCCTCCGGTCGCTTCGAGCGCCATCTCGTTCACGCACGGCACGAAGATGTCAAGCATGCCCGACACCATTTCGAACCCGGCGCCGATGACCTCGGCGACCGCCCGGTGCTGATAAATGTCGCGCGTGCTGCGCGCCTCGATCCGCCGCAGCGGCTCCTGGCAGCCGATGTAGGACAGCAGCGGTTTTTCGAGCGTTCCGGACAGCAGTTCCTCGTGATGATCGATAAACGCTTTCGTGCACTCCCCGACCAGCCGGCCGATGACCTGCGCCCGCAGGAATTCGGATTTGCGCAGCGGCGAAGCGATGGTCGCGACATACTCGGCCGAACGCTCCGAATCGATGATCTCCAGAAAGAGCTGCTCAAGTTCCTGATAGGACACGAGCCCGAGCCGCTGGCCGTCCTCGAAGTCGACGATCCGGTAGGCGATGTCATCCGCCGCCTCGACCAGATACGCGAGCGGATGACGCTGCCACGCCCACGGCCCGGTCTGGACCAGCCCGGTGTGCTCGGCCATCTCCCTGAACAACTGTTCCTCGGCGCGGAAAAAATTGAACTTCTTGCCGGCCACTCCGGTCGGCCTGACCATGACGCGCGAGGCGCACGGATACTTCGCAAACGCCGCCAGCGTCGCACAGGTCAACTGCATTCCGCCGGCCTGATCCGGCATTTCGAGCCGGGTCAGCACCCGGAAGCCCTGCGCATTGCCTTCGTAGAACTCGAAATCGGCGGCTTCGTCGTCATTCATGACGTCGCGCATCGCCTTCCCGACCGGCGAATGGGTGAACCAGTGGCGGATCGCCTCCTCTCCCGCATGTCCGAGCGGGGGGTTGCCGATGTCGTGCGCAAGTGCGGCGGCCGCAACGGCTGCGCCGACGTCGCTCGGCTGCGCATCGCCCATATCGAACTCCCGGCACAGGTGGACGCCGACCGCGCTGCCGAGCGAACGCGCGACCGAACTGGCTTCGAGGCTGTGGGTCAGCCGGGTGCGGACATAGTCGGTCTTGGCGAGCGGAAACACCTGGGTCTTATCCTGAAGCCGCCGGAACGAACTCGAAAAAACAATCCGGTCGAAGTCGCGCTGAAACGGCGACCGCGCCTGTGAGATTTCCCCGGGACGCGAACTCCCGACCCGGTGGGGAGACAAAAGCTTCTTCCATTCCATCATCTTTCGAACGGCTCCTTGATTCATGCCAATCATTCATTGTCATGAAATATACCAGCCGGACTCCCCAAATACAAGCGGAAAGACGACAACTCTGCACGGGAATGGCCGGGCAGAACGTCCGGCTGAAGAAAAGGCCGCAGGCGGCAGAGGAACAATCACGCAAATCCGGCTTCGGCCATGCGGGCCTCGCGGATCATTCCGGCCGTGGCGATGGCGTGGAGCTCCGCAAAGAGTCCGCCCTTCCCGAGCAGCTCCTCGTACGAGCCCGATTCGACCACGCGTCCCTGATCCATCACAATGATCCGGTCCACATGCCGCAGCGTATTGAGGCGGTGCGCGATGATCAGCACGGTTTTCTGATGGCTCAAAGCGTCGAAACTCTGCTGAATGATCGCCTCGCTCTCCGGATCGAGCGCGCTGGTCGCTTCGTCAAGCAGCACGATCCGGCTCTCAAGCAGCATGCAGCGCGCAATCGCAAGCCGCTGGCGCTGGCCGCCCGAAAGACGGCTGCCGCGTTCGCCCACCCGGAACCGGAGCTGCCCCGGAAGCTTCTCGACGAACTCCCAGGCGCGCGCTTTTTTGAGCGCCTCGATCACCGCCGCCTCGTCCGCCTTCGGATTCGCGCAGTGCAGATTTTCAAAGATCGTCGTGTCGAACAGATACGGGTCCTGCAGCACCACGCCGAAAAGCGCGCGGTAGTCGTGCAGCGGCAGTTTGCGGATATCCGTCCCGTCGAGCAGAACCGCGCCGCCGGACGGATCGTAGAAACGCATCAGCAGATTCGTCACCGTCGTCTTTCCGCAGCCGGAACGGCCGACGAGCGCGACGGTCTGCCGCGCCGGAATGACCAGACTCGCATCCTTCAGGATCAGCTGATCCGGCTCGTAACCGAAATCGACGTGGCGCAGCTCAAGCCCGCCGCAGACCTCCGCCGGAACCGGCACCGGGCGTTCGCACTCCTCGATGTCGCTGTGCGTGTCGAGCACCGTGAACAGCTGATCGAAAGCGACGCGCGTGGTCGTGAACTGCCCGTAAACGTTGGTCAGCGACTGAATGACCGTGATCAGCGTCGCCTGATAGCCGACGAACGCGACGAGCGTGCCGATCTCCATATTCTCGTCGAGCACCATATAGGCGCCGGTCACCACGACGGTCGCGGTCAGCAGATAGCTGATGTTTTCGGTGGTCAGCGAGAGCTTCATCGACTCCATGACGCTCGACAGCCACTTGCGCTGGGCGGTCCAGATTTCATCCTCGAATTCGCGCTGGACCTGTTCTTCCATGATGAAAGCCTGAATCGTCTTGTGGCCGTGCAGCTTATCCATAATCACCTCGGTCACGCGCATGCCGGCCTGCGCCGACTCCTTCGATTTCGTGTAGATCCGCTTCGACAGCTTCCGGGCGACGAAGACATAGCAGGCCGCCCCGGCGATGATGACCAGCGTGAGCTGCCACGACAGATAGAGGCAGACGAAAAGACTGAAGAAAAGCCCGGTCACAAAAGTGGCGAACTGCTGCATGAAGCTCTGGATGAAGGTGCCGAGCGCATTGATCGAATTGCCGAACACCCGTTCGTACAGGAAACCGGACGGGAATTTGCTGTGAAACGACAGACAGAGCTTCTGCAGATGGTTGAACGACTGCGCGCGGAGGTGAAACACCACCGACTGCTGGATCAGATAGACATTGCTCATGGCCTGATACCAGAGGAAGGTGCGCCCGCACTCGACCACGAGAAAGACCGCCGCCGCCGCCAGCGCATAATAGATGCCGTCCTCCCTGCCGTGAGTCTTGATTGCGGTATCGATGACGTATTTCGGAAAGAGCGGCACGGCCGCGAACGCCGCGCCGACCAGCATCAGCAGCACCGCCGTGCCGAGCATCCGGAATCTGTACGGCGCGAGCAGCGGGGCAAACCGCCGGAAAATTTCACGCCAATGATAGTGTTCGACCCGGAACTGCGCTTCCGCCGATTGTTCCGCCGCCTGG
This region of Victivallis lenta genomic DNA includes:
- a CDS encoding class I SAM-dependent DNA methyltransferase → MKRLFRRKRKNPNSQEIGLRIANIFGRYFLKTDHLHYGFWPEGLPVALENLPKAQDLYTEFLRARIPEGVRSILDVGCGTGHNAEVLLAAGYEVDCVSPSPYLSSVTRSKLLDRGTLFECIFEDLPAGKKYDCLLFSESFQYIDLDTVFAKMPVFLNPGGCVIISDFFRIPGKGSSAMGGGHRLSRFRDKLAASGFTLEYEQDITDNTAPNLQLVDEALQQVAVPIRDLVLDELSTHHRWAWLPGRWIGRLFFRRKLEKLDYKYFSGSRNAENFKEHKRYCCFVLRQEKAAREPGLAAERPGRMNWKAAAL
- the arfB gene encoding alternative ribosome rescue aminoacyl-tRNA hydrolase ArfB, with product MALALPGIRPLMLLAGKIFVLESELNWQFAQSGGPGGQNVNKVCTAVRLSWNLRGSPSVPEQFRDRLLARLGPRLNEAGELVVTAREERTQHANRRIALAKLDALLAEAMTVRKMRRPTKPTAASVRRRLESKSRRSELKNSRRGPLDEE
- a CDS encoding deoxyguanosinetriphosphate triphosphohydrolase — translated: MMEWKKLLSPHRVGSSRPGEISQARSPFQRDFDRIVFSSSFRRLQDKTQVFPLAKTDYVRTRLTHSLEASSVARSLGSAVGVHLCREFDMGDAQPSDVGAAVAAAALAHDIGNPPLGHAGEEAIRHWFTHSPVGKAMRDVMNDDEAADFEFYEGNAQGFRVLTRLEMPDQAGGMQLTCATLAAFAKYPCASRVMVRPTGVAGKKFNFFRAEEQLFREMAEHTGLVQTGPWAWQRHPLAYLVEAADDIAYRIVDFEDGQRLGLVSYQELEQLFLEIIDSERSAEYVATIASPLRKSEFLRAQVIGRLVGECTKAFIDHHEELLSGTLEKPLLSYIGCQEPLRRIEARSTRDIYQHRAVAEVIGAGFEMVSGMLDIFVPCVNEMALEATGGKTASFRSRRLSALLPDMAENLADEEWRRSAYLRLLRVLDYVSGMTDSYAVSLFQKLKGISL
- a CDS encoding ABC transporter ATP-binding protein: MAEAAENQAAEQSAEAQFRVEHYHWREIFRRFAPLLAPYRFRMLGTAVLLMLVGAAFAAVPLFPKYVIDTAIKTHGREDGIYYALAAAAVFLVVECGRTFLWYQAMSNVYLIQQSVVFHLRAQSFNHLQKLCLSFHSKFPSGFLYERVFGNSINALGTFIQSFMQQFATFVTGLFFSLFVCLYLSWQLTLVIIAGAACYVFVARKLSKRIYTKSKESAQAGMRVTEVIMDKLHGHKTIQAFIMEEQVQREFEDEIWTAQRKWLSSVMESMKLSLTTENISYLLTATVVVTGAYMVLDENMEIGTLVAFVGYQATLITVIQSLTNVYGQFTTTRVAFDQLFTVLDTHSDIEECERPVPVPAEVCGGLELRHVDFGYEPDQLILKDASLVIPARQTVALVGRSGCGKTTVTNLLMRFYDPSGGAVLLDGTDIRKLPLHDYRALFGVVLQDPYLFDTTIFENLHCANPKADEAAVIEALKKARAWEFVEKLPGQLRFRVGERGSRLSGGQRQRLAIARCMLLESRIVLLDEATSALDPESEAIIQQSFDALSHQKTVLIIAHRLNTLRHVDRIIVMDQGRVVESGSYEELLGKGGLFAELHAIATAGMIREARMAEAGFA